The genomic segment ACCTGGACGAGGGCCGCAGGCAACTCGTCGAGGCCCTGACCAACGGGCCGTACGACCTGGAGGAGCTCGCCGACCACCTCCCCCGCGCCCTCGGCGACCGGATCGGCGACGACGACACGGCCCTGCTGCTGCTCCGGCGGGTGGGACACCCGGAACCGCACCTCCGGCGGCGCCTCCACCAGCACATCGCCCCCGCCGACCCGGAATCGCTGGCCACCGCCCGCCACATGCTCCGCGAGGCGGTCCGCGCCTGGGGCGTCACCGAACGGGCGGACGACATCGAACTGGTCGCCGACGAGCTGATCACCAACTCCCTGCTGCACACCGACGGTGGTGCCGTGGTCACCGTCCTCATGCTGCCCGGCCCCGAGCGCCGGCTCCGCCTGGAGGTGCAGGACCGCTCCAGCGGCTGGCCGCGCCGCCGCGAGCCCGGCGACGCGAGCACCTCCGGGCGCGGACTGCTGCTGGTCGACATGCTGACCGACGTCTGGGGCGTGGAGTCCCGCGGACCCGGCAAGGCGGTCTGGGGCGAGTTCGGCCAGGCCTCGGGGCGCTGACGGCCGGGACGGGCCCGGCCGGAGGGCCGGAAGGCGCCGGAGGACGTGTTCAGAGTTTGCGGAAGGTGCGGGCGTCGTCGGCCGCCGACAGCACCATGCCGAGATCGGCCCCGGCGGAGGCCGTGACCACGGTCGCCACCGCGCCCTCGACGAACGGCGCGTCCGCGATCCGTACGCCCTCCGGCAGCGCGTCCGGGCCGGTGTCGGCCAGCAGGGTCTTGACGGTGAGCACCGCGCTGCCCATGTCGCAGAGCACCACGACCCCCGCTCCCTCGTCGGCCCGCGCGACCGCCCGCCGGACCAGCTCGGAGCTGGTGCCGATCCCCCCGGCCTCCGCGCCGCCCGCGGCGACGACCGGCGAGGGGTCTCCGGCACCCACCAGGTCCCGGGCCAACCGGGCGGTGGATTCGGCCACTTCACGACTGTGCGAGACGAGCACCACCCCGACACGGGCGGGAGTGCCGCCGGGTCCGGCGGACGCCGGAGCGGTTCCTGCGTCCGTTCCTGCGTCCGTTCCTGCGTCCGTTCCGGCTTCCGTCCTCCCAGCGGTCGTTCCGCTCCCGGCCGCCGTCCCGCCGGGGGCCGGTGCGGACCCGTCCTTCCCGGCGGTCCCCGGGCCGGCGGTGCCCGCGGTCTCCGCCCCGGTCCCCCCGCCGGACTCCGGGGCGGGGCCCGCCGCCGCCTCGTGGAGTGCGGTGAACAGCAGGGCCGTGGAGGTCGCGCCCGGATCCTGGTGGCCGACGCTCCGTTCGCCGAGATAGCTGGCCCGGCCGCGACGGGCCCGCATCGGGATCGTCGCCTCGGCCCCCTCCCGGGCGGCGCGGGCCGCCGCTGCCAGCGCCCCGGTCAGCGGCGCGCCCTCCCCGAGCGCCCGTTGGTACGCCTCCGCCGCCGGGGCGAGGGCGTCGACCATGGTCTTGTCCCCGGGCCCGGAGTCGCCGAGCCTCCGCACCCCGGCCACCGCGGCCGCCAGGGCCTCGCCCAGGGCCTGCGGCGACACGGTCCCGTCCTCGCCGAGCGCCTTCGCGGCGCGGCGCAGCACCGTTCCGTAGAGCGGGCCGGACGCGCCGCCGACCTTGCCGATCAGATGGGTGCCGAACCCCTTGAGCAGGGCGCCCGGTGTGGTGGCCGCCGCGTACGCCTCGGACGTCGAGGCGGAGTCGAAACCGCGCCGCATGTTGGAGCCGTGGTCGGCGTCTCCGATGGCCGAGTCCAGATCGGTGAGATGGTCCGCCTCCCGCCGGATCGCGGCGGCGGCGAGGTCCAGCCAGCGGCGGAAGAAGGCGGTGTCGAGCACGGGAGCGGGTGAGTCCGGGGACGCGGTCATGGGAGGGAACTCCTGGGTTCGCGGCGGCTGGTACGCGGGGCCGGGGGCCGGCCCGTACGGAACCCGTCCAGTCTGGGGGCCGCGGCCCCGCCCGTCGACGCCGTTGATCGGCTTGTCGGTGCGCGTGTCGCGGCGCGCGCCGCCGTCGCGCGCCGTCCCGGTTTGCGCGCACGCCGCGACGGGGCCCGTGCACCGGGCGCCGTTTTCCGGCGCGTTCGTGCGGGCCCCGGCGGGAAGGCGGTCGGAGGCGGTCGGCCGGCCACGCGCCGGATGACCGGCGCGGGCGGTGGCGTGCGGTGATGTGGCGCCCACGGCGCGGGCGCCACGGCCCGGGCGGTGGGCCCAGTGCGGTCAGGCCCGGCGACGCATCGGGGGCAGATGGAACGGACGCGAGCCGGGCCCGCCGATGTGCGAGAAGGGCTGGGTCCGCCAGTCCAGGCTCTGAGGGAGCGTCAGCAGCAGGGCCGCGTCCTGCTCCTGGGCGTCCAGCGAGTCGTCGGCCGGGGAGGTCTCGGCGATGTTCCGGCCGGTGCCCGGGCAGACGGTGAGACCGAAGGGATTCCACGGGCTCGGGCAGAGCGCGTGTTCGGGCAGGACGTCCTCGTCGGCGAGGAGCGCGATGGGACGCGCGCAGTCCGGGCAGGTCACCCGGAACATCTCGTAGGTCTCGTGGGTACTGTCCTCGTCGCCGTCGTCGGCCGTTTCGACGTCCTGCGGCTCGAAATCGGCGGCGACGGCGGGTGTTCGATCGCGGTTGCCGCGACCCGGGCGCTTCAGGCTGCGCATATGTTCGTCTCTCCCCCTCGATGGGACGGTGAGGCGCTGTGGCCTCGACCACAGCAGACTTTTCCCGCGCCCCGGCACGGGTAATCGCGGCACTTCCGCGGACCCGTCGCGAGTGGTGTGGTCTTCGTCACACGGGGCGGGCGGCGGTGCGCTGACCTGCGATGCAACGGCCCTGCGCGCAGGGCGGACGGGGGGCGGCGGCGGTCGCGGGCGGACGGTCCCGGGCGCACGCCGGGGCGCCGGGCCGGCGCCCCGGCCGGGCCGGGCCGCGGGAGCGCGGACCGGTGCCGGCCGTGCGCGGCGGCGTGCGCGTGCCCGAAAGCCGTGTGTCTCACGGGGGCGGTGACGCTGTAGGTTCTTGCGCTGTGGAGGAACTGGACCGGCAGATCGTGGAACTGCTCGTCAAGGACGGGCGCATGAGCTACACCGACCTGGGCAAGGCCACCGGCCTGTCCACCTCGGCGGTGCACCAGCGCGTCCGCAGGCTGGAGCAGCGGGGTGTGATCCGCGGCTACCGGGCCGTCGTCGACCCCGAGGCCGTCGGGCTGCCGCTCACCGCGTTCATCTCCGTGAAGCCCTTCGACCCCAGCGCGCCCGACGACATCGCCGACCGGCTCGC from the Streptomyces xinghaiensis S187 genome contains:
- a CDS encoding PTS-dependent dihydroxyacetone kinase phosphotransferase subunit DhaM, whose product is MVLVSHSREVAESTARLARDLVGAGDPSPVVAAGGAEAGGIGTSSELVRRAVARADEGAGVVVLCDMGSAVLTVKTLLADTGPDALPEGVRIADAPFVEGAVATVVTASAGADLGMVLSAADDARTFRKL
- a CDS encoding Lrp/AsnC family transcriptional regulator; the protein is MEELDRQIVELLVKDGRMSYTDLGKATGLSTSAVHQRVRRLEQRGVIRGYRAVVDPEAVGLPLTAFISVKPFDPSAPDDIADRLAGVPELEACHSVAGDENYILKVRVATPLELEHLLSRIRSLAGVSTRTTVVLSTPYEARPPRI